A portion of the Podospora pseudoanserina strain CBS 124.78 chromosome 2, whole genome shotgun sequence genome contains these proteins:
- the MUQ1 gene encoding choline phosphate cytidylyltransferase (EggNog:ENOG503NWRB; COG:I), whose protein sequence is MSATDPVNPPGEPAPELLEGRLWVDGCFDFFHHGHAGAVVQARQLGDELYVGVHSDEAILENKGPTVMNLKERLMATDACRWVTKSIPYAPYVTQLDWITHYGCKYVVHGDDITSDGSGEDCYRFVKAADRFKVVKRTPSISTTDLVGRMLLCTRGHFIKSLQKTLEGEEGPGTAEERKKEGEAMKERIRLYAADETAKQPGVEVWFWSGENGFDKLFGGIGPKIGQRVVYVDGGFDLFSSGHIEFLKMVVEAEEELARGDGWYSEQNVNERKGKGEDYGPVFVAAGVHDDDVINKWKGVNYPIMNIYERGLCVLQCRYVNAVIFGAPFEPTKEYLAKFPWSTPDAVYHGPTSFMPSTKDVYAAPKEMGIYREIGHHEFEEVNAGTIVQRIMKSRDLYEARQRAKGMKADIEAAHKERELLEEEQRKKEEKLQK, encoded by the exons ATGAGCGCCACCGATCCCGTCAACCCCCCTGGCGAGCCAGCCCCTGAGCTCCTCGAGGGCCGTCTCTGGGTAGATGGCTGTTTTGATTTCTTCCACCACG GCCACGCAGGCGCCGTAGTTCAGGCCCGCCAACTCGGCGACGAGCTCTACGTCGGCGTCCACTCGGACGAGGCCATCCTCGAAAACAAGGGCCCCACCGTCATGAACCTCAAAGAGCGCCTCATGGCCACCGACGCCTGCCGCTGGGTCACCAAGTCCATCCCCTACGCTCCCTACGTCACCCAGCTGGACTGGATCACCCACTACGGCTGCAAGTACGTTGTCCACGGCGACGACATCACCTCTGACGGCAGCGGTGAGGACTGCTACCGCTTTGTCAAGGCGGCCGATCGGTTCAAGGTTGTGAAGCGGACGCCGAGTATCTCCACTACCGATTTGGTTGGGAGGATGCTGCTTTGCACGAGGGGGCATTTCATCAAGTCGCTGCAAAAGACgctcgagggcgaggagggtcCGGGAACagcggaggagaggaagaaggaaggcgaggcgatgaaggagaggatTAGGCTGTATGCTGCGGATGAGACGGCCAAGCAGCCCGGTGTGGAGGTTTGGTTCTGGTCAGGGGAGAATGGGTTCGACAAGTTGTTTGGGGGTATCGGGCCAAAGATTGGCCAACGGGTCGTGTACGTCGATGGTGGTTTCGACCTCTTCTCCAGCGGCCACATCGAGTTCCTCAagatggtggttgaagctgaggaggagctcgccaGAGGGGACGGTTGGTACTCGGAGCAGAACGTCAACGAgcgcaagggcaagggagaGGACTACGGCCCGGTGTTTGTGGCGGCTGGCGTccacgacgacgatgtcATCAACAAGTGGAAGGGCGTTAACTACCCCATCATGAACATTTACGAGCGCGGCCTCTGCGTTCTGCAATGCAGG TACGTCAATGCCGTCATCTTCGGCGCCCCCTTCGAGCCTACCAAGGAGTACTTGGCCAAGTTCCCATGGAGCACCCCCGATGCCGTTTACCACGGCCCAACATCATTTATGCCATCCACAAAGGATGTGTACGCGGCTCCCAAGGAGATGGGCATTTACAGAGAGATTGGCCACCACGAATTCGAGGAAGTCAACGCCGGTACCATTGTCCAAAGAATCATGAAGAGCAGAGACCTCTACGAAGCTCGTCAAAGGGCCAAGGGCATGAAGGCCGACATCGAGGCCGCTCATAAGGAGAGGGAGCTTCTCGAAGAGGAACAgcgcaagaaggaggaaaagcTTCAGAAGTGA
- a CDS encoding hypothetical protein (EggNog:ENOG503PN45), giving the protein MSNDTKETKHRLEGARRPQRKDSFSSVHSAVLSWTGLQTKIGPKSIISNSSSLSSSSSNSTSSTATQHTATPSQGLSKPQRRHSHSFGTGWDNSNRDNTTKKKARPASMSRKLSFSGFMGLEDPVSAKARHAKPNFSNLDPKRSEESTKSGSKNGSLEKVNKTAPEAAKRLSQASTLVGSVVRSKSPPPPTSTMVPKSILRVSSPDGNARRAPRFLDPPGPGEQPHSPTLNAALLSPLPSPSSSSEQQQTPPLSEKPPSLSPPLTPLTPLLDSPPASPLLTPARTMSPSTVRFAKATVHRVEVGPGRRFLPVKRKSKSTITYVSPHDPGPQKTAPKTVLKSATKLRRHQENQKAMGRYWMRTEEEEAQWRAEAEARAQEEAERYRNEPSSPVVGGLEKEVGSLEEVMMGKRRVRGVGEKGEGRGWGSWWRRARKVITGEEVVVEEEEEEEEEEEEEDSSSDSDDGSEAGARCVEEVVITEVIDLTEPIEEEEDGDKTVVELPKAAKVSVEEVPAESPTENHHPTPDPNPDVTEVDASTNPAQFKPNTASFSHLHSQLLSSEKEAAALRARRTAERLQQSLLNEKPATNAIISVHLASHQTLKSPNFPAQLRTPSPGSEKPDNRRRLSQTRSTADLRTFKLPEPATTGSGNVVGQSAMASVATAVGSEIQRSTSPNNSLQLSRGRRERSRNRERGYFQVKKEGVVV; this is encoded by the exons ATGTCGAACGATACCAAAGAGACAAAGCATAGGTTGGAGGGTGCACGCCGGCCTCAGAGGAAGGATTCATTTTCATCAGTCCACTCGGCTGTTCTTTCATGGACTGGGTTACAGACCAAGATTGGCCCCAAATCGATCATATCAAactcgtcgtcgttgtcttcgtcgtcatcaaACAGCACATCGTCGACTGCCACACAACACACAGCTACCCCTAGCCAAGGCCTTTCAAAGCCACAACGGAGACATAGCCATAGTTTTGGCACAGGCTGGGATAACAGCAACAgggacaacaccaccaagaagaaggcacGTCCGGCATCAATGTCACGGAAGCTTTCATTTTCTGGCTtcatggggttggaggatcCAGTTAGTGCTAAGGCAAGGCACGCAAAGCCAAACTTTTCGAATCTTGATCCGAAGCGGTCGGAAGAGTCGACAAAGTCTGGAAGCAAGAATGGGTCTTTGGAGAAGGTCAACAAGACAGCTCCCGAGGCTGCCAAACGGCTCAGTCAGGCTTCCACTCTGGTGGGAAGTGTGGTGAGGTCAAA atcccctccaccaccaacctccaccatGGTCCCCAAATCCATCCTCCGCGTCTCCAGCCCAGACGGCAACGCCCGCCGCGCCCCCCGTTTCCTCGACCCCCCGGGGCCGGGGGAGCAACCCCACAGCCCAACCCTCAACGCAgcccttctctcccccctcccctcgccCTCCAGTTCTTcagaacaacagcaaaccCCGCCCCTTTCTGAgaaacctccctccctctccccccctctcaccccgttaacccccctcctcgactccCCCCCggcatcccccctcctcaccccagcAAGAACAATGTCCCCCTCTACCGTCCGCTTCGCCAAAGCGACAGTCCACCGCGTGGAGGTCGGCCCCGGGCGGAGGTTCCTGCCAGTGAAACGAAAGTCAAAGTCGACAATCACCTATGTTTCTCCGCATGACCCGGGGCCGCAAAAGACGGCTCCCAAGACGGTGCTGAAGAGCGCGACGAAGTTGCGACGCCACCAGGAGAATCAAAAGGCTATGGGGCGGTACTGGatgaggacggaggaggaggaggcgcagTGGAGggccgaggcggaggcgagggcgcaggaggaggcggagaggtaTAGGAATGAGCCTAGCAGtcctgttgttggtggactGGAAAAAGAGGTGgggagtttggaggaggtgatgatgggaaaaaggagagtgaggggggtgggtgagaagggggagggaaggggttggggaagttggtggaggagagcgaggaaAGTGATAAcggggg aagaggtggtggtggaggaggaggaggaggaggaggaggaggaggaggaggaggatagctCGAGTGACAGTGATGATGGGTCTGAGGCCGGGGCGAGgtgtgtggaggaggtggtgattaCGGAGGTGATCGACTTGACGGAACCCatcgaagaggaggaagatggcgacaAGACTGTTGTGGAGTTGCCAAAAGCAGCGAAAGTATCTGTCGAGGAGGTGCCCGCGGAATCACCAACCgagaaccaccacccaacgCCTGACCCGAACCCGGACGTCACCGAGGTCGATGC CTCAACCAACCCCGCTCAGTTCAAACCCaacaccgcctccttctcccacctccactCGCAACTCCTCTCCTCAGAAAAAgaagccgccgccctccgcgCCCGCCGCACCGCCGAGCGCCTCCAGCAGTCCCTCCTCAACGAGAAGCCCGCCACCAACGCGATCATCTCGGTCCACCTCGCCAGTCACCAGACTCTCAAGTCCCCCAACTTCCCCGCCCAGCTCCGGACCCCGAGTCCGGGTAGCGAAAAGCCCGACAACAGAAGACGGCTGAGCCAGACGAGGTCGACTGCTGATCTCCGGACTTTCAAGCTCCCCGAGCCGGCAACCACCGGGAGTGGGAATGTGGTGGGACAGAGCGCCATGGCTAGTGTTGCGACGGCGGTCGGGAGCGAGATTCAGAGGTCGACGAGCCCGAATAATAGCTTGCAACtgtcgagggggaggagggagaggagtcGGAATCGGGAGAGGGGGTATTTCCAGGTTAAGAaggaaggtgttgttgtATAA
- a CDS encoding hypothetical protein (EggNog:ENOG503NZ38), giving the protein MQRSGATPTQTAAPFFASLFGGGHHSSNSNSNSNSNSHSHSHDDPSSLSPTTRKSPGKSIRSLSRPTSSGVDAAGDAGASPARQHNVLHKSRDRRPSFGRKPSFSFASSSSPKRRANSSSSANGAARPPAIQLFPDTDNPVPPLPDYALAQAVNKLSRETDAVLSSPTSTPEGFSKMLSRTTPANGQLAPPPVLQGGSSSGQPSELSVVHQHIQETANKRISTLDYLRKAHEGRIYWFNTLLFDKPDLQRMPYFDPRKLARRATNYLLLGISLPAVIDLNSSNAVEFLKSFNTLLTEFDSFQQLHSESGASSSSLSRARIPQMFRRAAGPAKTRRSSSATTAAAAAATASLAGTAGESSLGEQQLAQLESLALTPSITNTSTTYPGVGSGTVNVTHPASIMNFAGSEIDLLPGEEYTHLLTPSLPFDPDFFETFATLCDVLIDTYTRLLGLLPSPNHCGGSVAELFSKADGKVRKLLVQGVVREFEEGTRAGVKSEVANVGKVVLSGLM; this is encoded by the exons ATGCAGCGCTCGGGAGCCACACCGACGCAGACGGCCGCGCCCTTTTTCGCGTCCCTGTTTGGCGGCGGTCATCACTCgtccaactccaactccaactccaactcgAACTCGCACTCGCACTCGCACGACGACCCCTCGTCGCTgtctcccaccaccaggaaATCTCCGGGAAAATCCATCAGGTCGCTCTCCCGTCCCACCAGCTCGGGCGTCGACGCCGCCGGTGACGCAGGGGCTAGTCCAGCCCGGCAACACAACGTTCTCCACAAGAGCCGCGATCGCAGGCCCTCATTTGGTCGCaagccctccttctcctttgccTCGTCCAGCTCCCCGAAGCGCCGCGCaaactcgtcgtcgtcggccaaTGGCGCCGCAAGACCTCCGGCCATCCAGCTCTTCCCCGACACCGACAATCCCGTGCCTCCGCTCCCCGACTACGCCCTCGCCCAGGCCGTGAACAAGTTGTCGAGAGAGACCGACGCCGTGCTGTCATCCCCCACCTCGACCCCTGAGGGCTTCTCCAAGATGCTCAGTCGCACGACACCCGCGAACGGTCAGCTGGCTCCCCCTCCTGTTCTCCAGGGCGGAAGCAGCAGTGGCCAACCGAGCGAGCTGAGCGTGGTGCACCAGCATATTCAAGAGACGGCGAATAAGAGGATATCGACGTTGGACTATCTGCGCAAGGC CCACGAAGGCCGCATCTACTGgttcaacaccctcctctttgACAAACCCGACCTCCAACGCATGCCTTATTTCGATCCCCGCAAACTCGCCCGCCGAGCCACAAACTACCTGCTGCTTGGAATCTCCCTACCAGCAGTGATAgacctcaacagcagcaacgcTGTTGAATTCCTCAAAtccttcaacaccctcctcacagAATTCGACTCGTTTCAGCAACTCCACTCCGAATCAGGCGCTTCGTCCTCTTCGTTGTCACGAGCGAGAATACCACAGATGTTCCGCCGCGCTGCCGGCCCTGCCAAGACAAGACGATCCTCCAGCGcgaccacggcggcggcagcggcggcgacggcATCGCTGGCCGGCACAGCAGGGGAGTCCTCCCTCggagagcagcagctcgcTCAGCTGGAGAGTCTGGCGCTCACACCATcaatcaccaacacctccaccacttACCCGGGTGTAGGATCAGGAACGGTCAATGTCACGCATCCAGCGTCGATTATGAACTTTGCGGGGTCCGAGATTGATTTACTTCCCGGGGAGGAGTACACCCACCTGCTCACGCCAAGTCTGCCGTTTGACCCGGACTTTTTCGAGACGTTTGCCACTTTGTGTGATGTCTTGATTGATACGTACACGAGATTGCTGGGGCTGCTGCCGAGTCCGAATCATTGTGGGGGGAGCGTGGCCGAGTTGTTTAGCAAGGCggatgggaaggtgaggaAGTTGTTGGTTCAGGGGGTTgtgagggagtttgaggaggggacgAGAGCCGGGGTGAAGAGTGAGGTTGCGAATGTggggaaggtggtgttgagcggGTTGATGTGA